The proteins below come from a single Limnohabitans sp. 2KL-27 genomic window:
- a CDS encoding type III pantothenate kinase, with protein MTFLAIDVGNTRLKWALYDQPSPQGQLLAHGAEFLENIDRLSEGAWAQLTKPDQMLGCVVAGDAIKRRVQEQMEIWDFVPQWVVPSPQEAGLTNGYDHPSRLGADRWVAMIGARHRMLGAGPSRPLVVVMVGTAVTVEAIDASGRFLGGLILPGHGIMLRALESGTAGLHVPTGEVTPFPTNTSDALTSGGTYAIAGACERMVQHLRERTGQEPLCIMTGGAGWKMAPSMSLQFELVDNLIFDGLLALAAQRFG; from the coding sequence ATGACATTTTTAGCCATTGATGTGGGCAACACGCGCCTGAAATGGGCCTTGTATGACCAACCGAGCCCCCAGGGCCAACTGCTCGCCCACGGTGCCGAATTCCTCGAAAACATTGATCGCCTGTCAGAGGGTGCCTGGGCGCAGCTGACCAAGCCCGACCAGATGCTTGGCTGTGTGGTGGCCGGAGACGCGATCAAGCGCCGGGTTCAAGAGCAAATGGAAATTTGGGATTTTGTCCCGCAGTGGGTGGTACCCAGTCCCCAAGAGGCGGGGCTGACCAATGGCTACGACCACCCCTCGCGTTTGGGTGCTGACCGTTGGGTTGCCATGATCGGTGCGCGTCACCGCATGCTGGGCGCTGGCCCCTCACGTCCTTTGGTGGTGGTCATGGTGGGCACGGCCGTGACGGTGGAGGCCATCGATGCCAGCGGCCGTTTTTTGGGCGGTTTGATCTTGCCCGGCCACGGCATCATGCTGCGGGCGCTCGAATCCGGTACGGCCGGTTTGCATGTGCCCACGGGTGAGGTGACGCCCTTTCCCACCAACACCAGCGATGCCCTGACCAGCGGCGGCACCTACGCGATTGCAGGCGCTTGCGAGCGCATGGTGCAGCACCTGCGTGAGCGCACCGGGCAAGAGCCCCTGTGCATCATGACCGGTGGCGCCGGCTGGAAGATGGCCCCCAGCATGTCTTTGCAGTTCGAGCTGGTGGACAACCTGATCTTTGACGGCCTGCTGGCCCTGGCCGCTCAGCGGTTTGGTTGA
- a CDS encoding TetR/AcrR family transcriptional regulator: protein MAKKAPRRTAERIAEVTLELFNRFGEPNVSTTLISAELNISPGNLYYHFASKDALVNHLFDQYEQAMLGLLDAAPDVQDIEDTWFFLHSLFEQVWNHRFLYRDLNNLLSGNRHLETHFHAVLERKTHAFRLMLESLSAAGLMRIGPDSVQTLSASMSVMVTYWLSYEYVRNPRQALEPASAGLALTRGAQHVLALLTPYMASQDLQDHLQSLTAAYSAS from the coding sequence ATGGCCAAAAAAGCCCCCCGCCGAACAGCCGAGCGCATTGCCGAGGTGACGCTGGAGCTGTTCAACCGGTTCGGTGAACCCAATGTGTCGACGACGCTGATTTCGGCCGAACTCAACATCAGCCCCGGCAACCTCTACTACCACTTTGCATCCAAGGACGCCTTGGTCAACCACTTGTTTGACCAATACGAACAGGCCATGCTGGGCTTGCTGGACGCCGCGCCCGATGTGCAGGACATCGAAGACACCTGGTTTTTTCTACACTCGCTGTTTGAACAGGTCTGGAACCACCGGTTTTTGTACCGCGACCTGAACAATCTGCTCTCAGGCAACCGGCACCTGGAAACCCACTTCCATGCGGTGCTGGAGCGCAAAACCCATGCCTTCAGGCTGATGCTGGAGTCCTTGTCCGCTGCCGGCCTGATGCGGATCGGCCCGGACAGCGTGCAAACCCTGTCGGCCAGCATGTCCGTCATGGTGACGTATTGGCTGAGCTATGAATATGTGCGCAACCCCCGGCAAGCCCTGGAGCCCGCCAGCGCCGGCCTGGCCCTGACCCGGGGTGCCCAGCACGTGCTGGCGTTGCTGACCCCGTACATGGCCAGCCAGGACTTGCAAGACCATCTGCAAAGTTTGACGGCGGCGTACAGCGCCAGCTGA
- the argB gene encoding acetylglutamate kinase — MTDNTAAPTVAPHDQAQILAQAMPYIRKYHGKTLVIKYGGNAMTDPALQQAFAEDVVLLKLVGMNPVVVHGGGPQIETALKRLGKTGEFIQGMRVTDAETMEVVEWVLGGEVQQDIVGMINRAGGKAVGLTGRDGGLIRAKKLRLVDSQDPSKEHDVGQVGEIESIDPSILMCLQDDAFIPVVSPIGFGIHNESYNINADVVAAKLATVLQAEKLLMLTNIRGVLDKEGNLLTELTPSRIDELCADGTISGGMIPKIAGALDAAKSGVNAVHIIDGRVPHAMLLEVLSEQAFGTMIRSR; from the coding sequence ATGACCGACAACACCGCCGCCCCCACCGTTGCACCGCATGACCAGGCCCAGATCCTGGCGCAGGCCATGCCCTACATCCGCAAATACCACGGCAAAACGTTGGTCATCAAATACGGCGGCAACGCCATGACCGACCCCGCGCTGCAGCAGGCGTTTGCCGAAGACGTGGTGCTGCTCAAGCTGGTGGGCATGAACCCGGTGGTGGTGCACGGCGGCGGCCCTCAGATCGAAACGGCCTTGAAGCGTTTGGGCAAGACCGGCGAGTTCATTCAGGGCATGCGCGTGACCGACGCCGAGACCATGGAAGTGGTCGAGTGGGTGCTGGGCGGCGAAGTGCAGCAAGACATCGTTGGCATGATCAACCGTGCAGGTGGCAAAGCCGTAGGCCTGACCGGGCGCGACGGTGGCCTGATCCGCGCCAAAAAACTGCGCTTGGTCGACAGCCAGGACCCGAGCAAAGAACACGACGTAGGGCAGGTGGGCGAGATCGAGAGCATTGACCCGTCCATCTTGATGTGCTTGCAAGACGATGCGTTCATTCCCGTGGTCAGCCCCATCGGCTTTGGCATCCACAACGAAAGCTACAACATCAATGCCGACGTGGTGGCCGCCAAACTGGCCACGGTGTTGCAAGCCGAAAAACTGCTCATGCTCACCAACATCCGCGGCGTGCTCGACAAAGAAGGCAACTTGCTCACCGAACTGACCCCCAGTCGCATTGACGAGTTGTGTGCCGACGGCACCATCAGCGGCGGCATGATTCCCAAGATTGCAGGGGCGCTGGACGCCGCCAAGAGCGGTGTGAACGCGGTGCACATCATCGACGGCCGCGTGCCCCACGCCATGCTGCTGGAGGTCTTGTCCGAGCAAGCCTTTGGCACCATGATCCGCAGCCGCTGA
- a CDS encoding phasin family protein — MAKSNDTTRNKNSTTSPQDSTTPPAQHIWLAGLGAMAKAQEQGSKAIEALVNDGLAFQRKSQAEAQQRLQEATERLSHMASDFGQQASGRVDKLEHLFEDRVAKALHRLGMPTLLDIQMLNERVTQLEAQLSVLSGTGTKKTATPSGKTVKAQRKTASATRPAKKSA, encoded by the coding sequence ATGGCCAAATCAAACGACACCACGCGCAACAAAAACAGCACCACCTCGCCACAAGACAGCACCACGCCACCCGCCCAGCACATTTGGCTGGCCGGCTTGGGGGCCATGGCCAAAGCCCAGGAACAAGGCAGCAAAGCCATCGAGGCCTTGGTGAACGACGGCTTGGCCTTCCAGCGCAAAAGCCAAGCCGAAGCCCAGCAACGCCTGCAAGAGGCCACCGAACGCCTGAGCCACATGGCCAGCGACTTTGGCCAACAAGCCTCAGGCCGGGTCGACAAACTGGAGCATTTGTTCGAAGACCGCGTCGCCAAAGCCCTGCACCGCTTGGGCATGCCCACCTTGCTGGACATCCAGATGCTGAATGAGCGGGTCACGCAACTCGAAGCACAACTGTCGGTCTTATCCGGCACTGGCACGAAAAAAACAGCGACGCCATCGGGCAAAACCGTCAAGGCCCAGCGCAAAACAGCCAGCGCCACCCGGCCCGCCAAAAAATCCGCCTGA
- the rfbD gene encoding dTDP-4-dehydrorhamnose reductase, which yields MKILLLGKNGQVGWELQRSLAPLGKVLALDRHSTDFCGDLSQPERLAQTVRDWRPDVIVNAAAHTAVDKAESEPELARILNATAPAALAQAAAEVGAWLVHYSTDYVFNGLGDQSWQEGDATGPLSVYGQTKLEGEQAIAASGCQHLIFRTSWVYAARGGNFAKTMLRLAAERERLTVIDDQHGAPTGADLIADVTAHAIRSAVHKPGLGGTYHLVASGQTSWHGYASHVIAQARLLQPELGLKVTEIAPVPTTAFPTPAQRPLNSRLNTHKLQQAFGLVLPPWQQGVNRMLAEIL from the coding sequence ATGAAGATCTTGCTGTTGGGCAAAAACGGCCAGGTCGGTTGGGAATTGCAACGCAGCCTGGCCCCTTTGGGCAAGGTATTGGCGCTGGACCGGCACAGCACCGATTTTTGTGGCGACCTGAGCCAGCCTGAGCGCTTGGCGCAAACGGTGCGCGACTGGCGCCCTGACGTGATCGTCAACGCCGCTGCCCACACCGCCGTGGACAAAGCCGAGTCGGAGCCGGAGTTGGCCCGCATCCTCAACGCCACGGCCCCCGCTGCTTTGGCCCAGGCCGCGGCCGAGGTGGGCGCCTGGTTGGTGCATTACTCGACCGACTACGTGTTCAATGGCTTGGGCGATCAGTCTTGGCAAGAGGGAGACGCCACCGGCCCATTGAGTGTGTACGGCCAGACCAAACTCGAAGGCGAGCAAGCCATTGCCGCCAGCGGCTGCCAACACCTGATTTTTCGCACCAGCTGGGTGTATGCGGCGCGGGGCGGCAACTTTGCGAAAACCATGCTGCGTCTAGCGGCTGAACGCGAACGCCTCACCGTCATCGATGACCAGCATGGGGCACCGACCGGTGCCGATCTGATCGCCGATGTGACAGCGCATGCCATCCGCAGCGCTGTGCACAAACCAGGTCTGGGCGGCACATACCACCTGGTGGCTTCGGGTCAAACCAGTTGGCACGGCTACGCCAGCCACGTCATCGCACAGGCGCGCCTCCTCCAACCCGAGCTGGGCCTGAAAGTGACCGAGATCGCGCCTGTGCCCACCACCGCATTTCCAACGCCCGCCCAGCGCCCCTTGAACTCGCGCTTGAACACCCACAAGCTCCAACAAGCCTTTGGCCTGGTGCTGCCACCCTGGCAACAAGGCGTCAACCGCATGCTCGCCGAGATCCTGTGA
- the rfbB gene encoding dTDP-glucose 4,6-dehydratase produces the protein MTILVTGGAGFIGANFVLDWLATSDEPIINLDKLTYAGNPETLASLEGDARHQLVQGDIGDSTLVSRLLAEHQPRAVVNFAAESHVDRSIHGPGEFIETNIVGTFRLLEAVRGYWRGLADAGIREQGRAPSHNPFRFLHVSTDEVYGSLAKDDPAFSEAHRYEPNSPYSASKAASDHLVRAWHHTYGLPVLTTNCSNNYGPYHFPEKLIPLMIVNALAGKPLPVYGDGMQIRDWLYVKDHCSAIRRVLEAGRLGEVYNVGGWNEKPNIEIVQTICQLLDEMRPKASGSYAQQITYVTDRPGHDRRYAIDARKLEAELGWKPAETFETGIRKTVEWYLANPEWVQHVQSGAYREWVNKNYTGRQT, from the coding sequence ATGACCATTCTCGTCACCGGCGGCGCCGGCTTCATCGGCGCCAATTTCGTACTCGACTGGCTTGCCACCAGCGACGAGCCGATCATCAACCTCGACAAACTCACCTATGCGGGCAACCCGGAGACCCTGGCCAGCCTGGAAGGGGATGCACGCCACCAGCTGGTGCAGGGCGACATTGGCGACAGTACCTTGGTCAGCCGCTTGCTGGCCGAACACCAACCCCGCGCGGTGGTCAACTTCGCCGCTGAAAGCCATGTGGACCGATCGATTCACGGCCCGGGTGAATTCATCGAAACCAACATCGTTGGGACCTTCAGGCTGCTGGAGGCGGTGCGGGGGTATTGGCGTGGGTTGGCGGATGCAGGCATTCGCGAGCAGGGGCGCGCTCCCAGCCACAACCCATTTCGGTTTTTGCATGTCTCCACCGACGAGGTGTACGGCTCCTTGGCCAAAGACGATCCGGCCTTCTCCGAAGCGCACCGTTATGAGCCCAACAGCCCTTACAGCGCAAGCAAAGCGGCGAGTGACCATTTGGTGCGTGCTTGGCACCACACCTACGGCCTGCCGGTGCTCACCACCAACTGCAGCAACAACTACGGCCCGTACCACTTTCCCGAAAAGCTCATCCCGCTGATGATCGTCAACGCGCTGGCGGGCAAACCCCTGCCCGTTTACGGCGACGGCATGCAGATTCGCGACTGGCTCTACGTCAAGGACCACTGTAGCGCCATTCGCCGAGTGCTCGAAGCCGGCCGCTTGGGCGAGGTCTACAACGTGGGCGGCTGGAACGAAAAACCCAACATCGAGATCGTGCAGACCATCTGCCAACTGCTCGATGAAATGCGCCCCAAAGCCAGTGGCAGTTACGCCCAGCAGATCACCTACGTCACCGACCGGCCGGGCCACGACCGCCGCTACGCCATCGATGCCCGCAAGCTCGAAGCCGAGTTGGGCTGGAAGCCCGCCGAAACCTTTGAGACCGGCATCCGCAAAACCGTCGAGTGGTACCTGGCCAACCCCGAGTGGGTGCAGCACGTGCAAAGCGGGGCCTACCGTGAGTGGGTGAACAAGAACTACACAGGGCGCCAGACATGA